The DNA region CTGGCATCAGTTATTGTCTCATAAGCTCTTTCTTTAATATCTTTTACCATGACCAAATGTAAGGTTAGTGGTCCTGACAAATCCTagggaaaagcaaaatgatGACACCAATGATGGTTCACCTCAGACTTCATTCAGGCCCAGATAGATATTGAGCCACACTGTCATCTTATATAGTAAATACTCAGAAGCTTTGTGCTTCAGTACAGGTAACCTCAAGGGTGTGGCATTACAATTTAATGGAATACCAACTGCATTGTGTAGTGGATTTATTCCTTTATGAAGTAATGTAGTAGTATTTTGTAAATTTTACTTATTGcaaagccaaaatatttttttatgttgaAGTATGAAATATCTTGCTCTTTAAGATACCTAGTATAACATAGTAAATCCTTACTGTTCATTAATAAGaatgctctgtgctgcagtatGAAATGCTGACTGGTTGTTTGTATCTTCCCTTTCAGGCCAGTAAAGTACCTTTCTGTAAATTCCACCTTGGTGACCGGCCCATCCCTGTTACATTCAAGAGAGCAATTGCTGCACTTTCCTTCTGGCAAAAAGTCAAACTTGCCTGGGGCCTTTGCTTCTTATCTGACCCCATCAGGTATGAATAAGCACCCCATATGTTTTATGTTTGGGGTGGATTATTCAATTCTTCAGTTTGACTTTAGTATGAGGGTACCCAGCCTGATGCAATGAAATTTGAAGTTAGTTAGAGGGATGAATATACAAACTATCCTGCAATAATATGTATTTTTGAAGTGAAAGCTGTCTTTCTGATCTTGTCAGGtctttctttgtctttcagTGCATTACTTCCAGGTGAAATGTAAGATTTGATGCTGAAGAATTTCTagtatgattttaaaatttctttaaattattattttattatgcaaaaaatgaaatctttctCACTGCTGTGTGGGGATATTGTAAATAAGAGAAGAAAGGCCTCAGTACAATAATTTGTATGTTCTTAAGAGTTCCACATCCAGCCATTAACATGAGATTGGATGGAAAATGAAGTAATAATTCAACATCAAAATTGTCAGTCTGTTGATGTTTCTGGGTCTGTAGAAAGCTAGCATTTCTCCTTTATCTTGCCCTGCTGACATTTGTAGTGTCCTTTTCATCTTGGAAACTAAAGGAAGCCTGTTTGACGTCATTCTTTGATAGACAGTGATGCTAAACCAGATAATGTCATTGCCACAAGCTATGACCCACAGCTAGGGGTGCTAACAGAAGGGTTTATAGCATCtatgaaaagaataaaagctcATTACATTTACTCCTGCAGTTCCTTTTTTGCATTTCCTGCCTGTTTGCtatttttctgttctgcaaATTGGTTTATAACTTTCACGGCCCTGTGATTGACACTGGGAACCTGCAGATCTTTCTCCATGCCCTCAGACTGTGCATTACAGTGTGCCTTTTTCATTCCTTAAGTAGAGTATCTGTGTGTTCAGTGATCAGATCTGCTTCCTCAGAAGAGCTGTGTGTAGGCTCTTCTGAGCTTATTGATGCACACTGAAAATGGGGCACCACGGTAACCCTGGCCTTTGAAGCCCTAGTGGTTTTGCTGACTTGAGTTGCCAGCTTTTAAagtgggaaaggagaaaatccaGTTGAACTGGCTAAAGGCAAGTgacctcttttctttccctttccttcacTGCAAAGGCATTGTTAGGTATCAAGTTCTACAGGTTTATGgagattattttccttctggagAGGAAAGCTGGGGGAAGAGAACTGCAGACTGTGTTTAGTTGTAACACCCAATTGTTTTGATACATTAGTTTCTCTATGTTGACCTTTAAAAGCGTAATAGATACTGAGAAAATTACCTTTCTTTCAGTAAAGATGATGTGGAGAAATGCAAACAGAAGGATTTACTGGAACAGATGATGGCAGAAATGATTGGAGAATTCCCTGATCTTCACCGAACGATTGTCTCCGAACGAGATATTTACTTGACCTACATGCTGAAGCAAGCAGCAAAGCAGATAGAACTACCTCGAGCTTCAGAAAGTAATTGTTTTAAAGCAGAGATTATAATCAGCAAGGTGTTCTTTGTGTACTGGTACAAAGTTCAGTTCTCAAGGAATCTGGGATGTTCAGTTCGTGAATGCCACATGTCTCATAAGATAcaatgcttaaaaaaattaaaaagggcTTCTCTTGAAACCACGTAGAGCAGTAGACTCTAAATTATGTTTCCTTTCTCATTGTGCTATTTAAAACTGGTAAGTACTAATTAGCCAGACAACCATTTCAAAAGGCAGGGGTCTAGTATGACAGCACAGTATGGGACTGTCATCTATCTTGCTTGTCCCATTTTCTCACCAAATTCATTGTTGCCACTGGCTACTGAGGGTCTAGTTTCTTGATAAGTTAATTCCCCAATTTCAGTACTCTtcataggttttttttttataattgtaAATTGGGCTGCTAGGAACTTTGATGATCTGGCAGTAATAATCATATGTGACTGCTATTTCAGCAAGGTATAGGCATATAGAAAAATAGTACTTGACTAATCTTTGGAAGTATTCTGCTGCCATATGTAATTGGCATGCCCTTCCTATAGATAAGCGTACTGAAGTGTGCTACCTCTTACTTAATATCTTAAGAAGATAGTGTTTGTTCTGCACTTTAGTGCAGAACTGTTGTTGCAGTTCTGCTTTAGAGCAACTCTAGAGTagactgagaaaaagaaaacttagaaAAACTAATTTGGTAAATATGTATAATAGTTCTAGTGTTTTCAATACAGATTTGTTCCATTTTGAGGCCGGCTGCTCTTCACGTTTACTTTTTTCGTGGAAAAATCAAGGGTgaatatttaaagcaaaacagtAGAacttgtattttatatttatatattatgtagAATTTTCCTCATAGGAAAGCAGCCTGATCATTATTCCTTAGAAAGTTTTTTGTGAGTTATTTTATTGTGGCACAGTGCTATATTTCTCATTGGGGAAAACTTCCAGAAGCCACATTTTGGGTGTTATGAAATATGGATGGTAGATGGGAGGTGAGGGTGAGAGCTGGCACATGTTGCATTGGTCTGATAGTTGTTGGCTAACTACTGGATGTCTCTGGCCTGGGTTTGCAGTTGCTGAGGCCAGGTCTCTAACAGAGAGCTTCAGAGGAACAGGTGTGGTCTGAAGCATTGTTCTCTGATTGTGAGCCCAAGTCTTGTTACACTTTATGTGCCAAGTGCCGCTGTCCAAAGTGGCGGAGAAAGTTCAGGAGACAGCAAAGACCAGGGATGTTCCTCttgagcagcacagaaacatgACCtacacagagaaggaaagaagttAATTTAGCTTGCATCTGCTGAGCCTGTCACCCTGAGGCTGAAGTATGAGCACTGGCTAGGtctatttattaaataattggttcctgaaaatccagAAACCATGCTGACTTTTTCAGAGTTTCAATGAAAGAGGTAGTAGGTGAGATCAGTATGCAACAACAGGGTTTCAATATGTGGTAGTGAAAGCCCCTATATCTTGGAAAAATCAATTTTGTAGTCTCACACATTGGCTACTTCTTTATAGCTTGAAATATAGTTCTTTTACAGATATGTTCCTTtctcttcatctttcttttctcaGATGAACCTAGAAAATATATCCCAGCTGTTGTAGTTGGTGTTGTTGGCATGGGTCATGTACCTGGGATTGAAAAGAACTGGAATTCTGACTTAAAGATACAGGAAATAATGAGGTAACAGTTGTGCTTTCCTACATGTTGATATAACAACTTCTTTTGCTAAAAATCTGAAGTTTCTTTGTAGTTTTTTTGGTTGATTGTCACAGCTTGAAGGAGCATCTCTGCTGTCCTCCCGGCCTGTCAGCTTGCTGACTTGCTATGCAGTGCTTGCAGATTGTGctgacagcaaagaaaaaatcacaggaaaaaaaaaaaaaagttgaataTGGAGGGAAGTAGAGATGAGAATATGCCCTTGCCTggacagaaaattaatttaagtcTTCTCAAATGAAATTCAAATGAGGGCTGTTAAAGATGGTGAAACCAGAACAAAGGTTTTAGTCTAACTTAGGTAAATGTAAATCACTGGATTTAAAGCTTTTGTTTTGTCAGGACACTGCTGGTTCTGGCAAGCTTAGTGTTGCAGTTGCTTGTACCCTATTTTAAGTGTTTGTCTAAGTAATGGCTTGTTTTAATGTGTATACCTAACTAATTATGAGCTGGTTCAAGCCATGTACCTTGTGAACTCTTGCTTCAAAGTACCTATTAAAATAGACATATATGCTTTGTAAAAGACAGAATTGAAGAACCAAAGCGTTCAGACTATGTGTATCCCATAAAGCCACAAAGGTCAGGACTTCAGAAATACAGGAGAGATTGTAATACAACCCTGTAGTATTTGTCTGTGGAGCTCTAGGATTATGGAGTCTTTCAGAAATTCACACTTTCCTTATCACATCTGTTTATGGTGTTAATGTGACCACCTCACTCATCTCTTCAGAGGCtatgaaaaccagaaaagacTGACATCCACATGACTGTTATATTTAGACATCTAAAATATGATTTAGAGAGACTTTTGTTTCTGGATTCAAGAATGCAAAGTATAGAAGCTCTGCCTAGCCATTTCTAACTCTCTTTCCAGGCTAAGCCTCCCCTGGAGTCACAGACTAGATGTCCATTTTCCTCTGCACCCTCACAAATAACCTGTGTAGTTGTGTGGTGGCTGTTGGTTGCATCATTGACAGCACAGAACTGAACAGCCCAAAGACCAAGTGCATGTCTTCAAGCCTGCACAGAAAGTCCTTCTCATCAAAGTTTAGGCTCTGACTTGATTGCCTTTAACATGCCAGTGCCATAACTGAGCAGAAGAGTTACTAGTATCTTACACAAGGCATTAATATTGCATTAACTtgattttctgaaataatttgaagCAAATGACATTCATAAGAGTGATgtatttgcaaattatttttctttcaactttCTTGCCCTTCCTGCTGTTACACTGCAGTTGCAGAGCAGAGTTAGGgctttcttttgtgtgtttaGTGTTCGTCACTGCTCCAAGATGGCaagtttttaagattttctcAGATATTTAATTAAGTTTTAGAAGTTGGAACATGAACTTGAAGATTTTCTGGATAAAAGCATAcatatatttctaatttttaagtTCATGCATTGAACCTGACTCCAAGCCTGACTCCAGACCTTACTGTCTGCCACAGAATATTTTGAGTAGGAAGGGATGTacaaggatcatcgagtccagctcCTAAGTGAATAGCCCATACAGGGATTGAGTCCATGACCTGGCCATTATTAGCACTGTGCTCTGATCAGCTGTTATTAAttatggttttttaaaattgtggtGAGGTATTAGAATTGAGAAAGAGTAGGTGGAGAAAGGCATAAGAACATATAAAGAGATGCCTTTACACCATTCTTGGATCAATACATACACTGTTTTAAAACTCTCCTCTGTGTTGCTGTAATGTGCAAAGTCTTACTAGTGATAACTTTTCCCTAGTTTGAGCACATGGATCTAAACTCAGTCTAGTTGTATCCTTATCTCAGCACATTTAACCTGGTTTGAGAGCATCCAGTGTTTTTGCACTATTGTAGTTGATTACTTCTGAGTACATTAGAAACTTTTTCTGGATATAAATAAATGATAACTTAAGGCTCCTCTGAAAGTTAATGGAAACCTCTGAGTTGCCTGTGAGAGGATTATGAGTTGCTGTGGGTGCAGAGCCTGTTAGTGGGGATACAGGGCTGCACTTGCATGTGGCTGTGCTCTCAAAGTCAACTTTATTGGGAAGGTAATATTAACTGTTTGCTTCATATGCCCACAGTGAGACTGACTGCTTGAATGTTGGGGGGCAGACCTGGTGTGCCTGTTGTCCTCTGCCCTCCTGGTTCAGGTGGCCAGTGCAGAGGCTTCCAAGCGGCTCTGTGAAAAtctcaatattttcttttagtatacTTCAGAAAGTCTGAATATTGACTTAATTATTTTAGCAGGGTGATGGACAAGTAAAGGTTCCTAGCCATGAAGAGTGGCATAAGTAGAAGAGGCTTTGTTagtgtttattaatttttattgttatttaattGTATGTAGCCCTTGAACATGAAAGAATACATTGTTCATTCATGATGCATCTGTTACGTGAAAATTTCCTGCActgggaaggaaggggaggaaaaaatcccttttctttcttttaattggAAAATGCCTACTGTTTCCAGCTATGCAAATATTAAtattgttttctgtcttttatttcAGTGTGCCTCCTCCATCAGCTTCAAGTAAGAttttcaaatttgttttaaaagcaacaGTGTTTGGACTGCTGGGATACAGCTGCTACCGAATAGGTCACAGGACAGTTCAGTTTGTTCTCTCAATGCCAGCAACACAGAGCTATCTTCAGAGGCTGACAGAGATGCCTCAGCAGTGAACAAGCAGTAGAGGCTCTCTGTGAAGAAGGTGGCTGAAGAAAGGGCGATGGAGGCAATGCATGAACTGGACTGAAGGATGAGGATTCTAGTCAGACCTGATTGATGCTGAGCAACACTCAATCACTATATAATAAAAGATTTGGTACTGAAGTTACACCAGCTATGATCTAATTAATAGTTTTGATTCTTGATAGGTGTGTTGCATGAAACCAGATGATTCCAGATTGAGGTAAAAGAAATGTGTAtccaaaaaatatatatatattatatatgcatACTATATACATGTACACTATATATATGcattgtatataatatatatatatatataaaactgaTGATGTAGTACAGGCAGCTTAAAGGGTGTGTGTTCATGGCTCCTTTTCCAGAGGAAAGAACAACACAAAGTATCCTAATCAGCTGCATCTCCTCTGAAGTTCAGGGACACTTGAGtgattctttgcttttttcttagGTATAATAATACCAAGTGTTTGTTTCTGGTGCCAGACACTTTTACACATAATTTAAAGGACATCTTCTCAATGTGTGTTTTATACCTAAAACATTtaggctttttttaaacttaagaGCTTTCCAGAAATTTCAGAATTGTACAGGCTGTCATACGTACACGGCTCAAATTTTTTACAAGCCTTACCGAAGAACAGGAATGTTGCCTTTAGATTGCATCCCTTGTTACCACCACCAGTTGAATTGTCTTTCTCCTGCATAGAGAAGGTGTAGCCACCCCATCAGAATGCAGTGTGGTTTGTGTCAGATGTTTACAGGACACTCTGTTCCTTTAGCTTATTTAAACTATTATTTAGCCAAATCCTGCTGGTTCCAGTATTGTAAATTTAAGAGACTAGAACTACTGTACAATTTACTTTTGTTTCTCAGACCTTTCGTATTTGGCATAAAAAGCCTGGAATTAACCTGCCCCTTGTTTTTGCTACATGAATATACTTTATTTATCAATGTAATTTCTTGGTGGATGAATATTTTAATCTATTTAATAGGAAAGCAGTGTTCAATTTAGTTTTTCAACCCAATGTAGCATTTTATTTGGATTACCTGCTATTTATATGCAGAATTATGGGTACTACAGACTGCtgttactttcttttttaattatctgGAACACTCATCCATCATcaatctttctttctttctttcttttgtttttttaatcctaGCTTCATATTTCATTGGAATTTTTTGGTTCCTTCCCTTTTTATAGGATTGTCAGTGATTGTAAAATGCCCTTGGCAATCAGCTAGTCCTGATTCAACAACAGAGATAACATTGTCATATCAAAGTTAACCCAATATATTTGAGTGGAAAAGTCCCATTTGCTCCTCAGGCTCATACACAGTTGTTCCTTGCTTAAAGTGAGGTTTCTATCtgtattaatttcttttggGAATGAAAGATGGGAACCAATAtgtgaggcaggaggaggaaaaggtgatgttgtgttttgtgtttcattGTGGTTTTTCAGTTGGTTCAATAAAATCCAGAAACCACTTTTAATAGGGTATATTTCCAAAGGCTTGTGTTGGAAATAGTTCCATACAGTCTTTGTTTGCTAAAAGTATGTACATCTGTCTTCTGTACAGTATAGTCTTTTTTGAGCTTTTAAATTTAAGAGCCTGATGCTCCTCTCTGTGATGGCTTTGATATTGCTGGGAGCTGGTCTGTCCATGCAACCTGATGCTTTTCTGGCTTGATCTTTGAGAACTGTATGAGTTCCAGTGCAGCAAATGATTAAAGTGCATGTTTATCTTAAACCTTACTGAATCTAACCCGATTCTGCAGAGCTCCTAAGGTGATGCTAGGTGCTCGTCTGGGTCTGGGCCTTACAGGTGTCCAGGGAATAAATCTTAGCAAATGAGAATGACAGCAATTCATGCTTCTAGGACACAAAGTATAAATGATAATACAGAAAACAGTGGGGGCAGgtccttttattttctatttattagTGCTTAAGAAACCACCAGCCATCTCTAGCAAGAGGAGAAGCAGTATTTGTAAACAATTTATAGAATAGTAGAGTAACTGCCTAAATTTTGAttcctgttttttaaaaacatttaatgtATTGTTTACAATTAAGCAGTACTATCTGAATAATTCTATTACGTTTtatgtacattttttaaaagatgaaagCAGAAGCTTAAGCTCACTCTTCTCCTGTTTTACTGACATACCAAAATGTTGTTCTGCTGGTTATTTTCTTGAGAATATTTAGCTGGTAGAATTAAATATATGGATATTTTGCTTTAAGTTATCTACAGATTTTTAAAGTATCTGCAGCTATTTTAAAAGTTCTGTAGATATTTGATATCTGTGCTCAGGTAATTTtacacaaaggaaaacaaatctaAGGTAAATTTTAGATAGGAGCCTTAATCTTGGGTGGGACTAATGCTAAATGATTGTCATGGAGCATTCTTGTAGACTTTGTTTTATGCTTTTTAGCCAAAAGTGATTACCATCTAAAGTGTCCATTTGTTATTCAGTTATACTCTCCAGTCAGTACCTTAATTCTATTGTTtcaatctttttctttttttgttttattttatttttttaacaaaccaTATCAGCTGATTCTTCAGAGAACTTCTTGGAGAATTTGCAATTTATCTTCCCACTGTTGCAAATTGGCAGATCATACGCATGCACTGTTTATTCAGTGGCACTGGAAAGTGGTGAATTTGCAGAACTAACAATTCTATTAATCCATACACAGATTCTTGATGTTGTATATTCAATGTGTTGTACTGTTTATATAACATAATCCATGGTTTAGGTCCATTCTTTTCTGTTCTAGTCAGTCCTTTCAATGTTAGCAGCATCCTGTAAAATTTAAGTATATGTTGAATTGTCCCAGCCCCACCTCAACCTTATGAAGCCATATTGTATTTTTTTGGTGACATGTACATCTGTTTTATGCATTTGTACATGTGATGtaaatttgaagtatttttaacaATGTGTGCCTTTTAAAGTGATTTAAAGTAAACAGCAGTATGTTctattatataaaaaataaaatattttacccACCATTTTTGTTGAAGgcatttattttcctaattaacCAGTATTTTTATTAAGAGCAAACACTGGTTTGCTAGATCTAGTACAGGATAATTCCACCATCTAACACATTTTCCTGGAGAACATTAGTTGGACTAATTATCTTCTGCTGAGTGtaatgctggagcaggggaactAGTTTCTCTACCTACCCCATGTAACTGGTTAAGAGGAAAAGGATGAGTTTCCCTGCCCTACTGAACACACAGGGAGACTGTCTGCTCAATGTGAGAACCTAAATTCAGAGTTCAGAGTTAGGCATGGTGAGTTga from Ammospiza nelsoni isolate bAmmNel1 chromosome 5, bAmmNel1.pri, whole genome shotgun sequence includes:
- the TRABD gene encoding traB domain-containing protein isoform X1, translated to MQEEQQPEAAADPMSSSDAPGDGPKGAPSISQNISDADAFKILLEMKLKKRQKRPALPNTVTELNTEDGSKVYVVGTAHFSDSSKKDVVKTIQEVQPDVVVVELCQYRVSMLKMDEKTLLKEAKEINLEKLQQAIKQNGVMSGLMQMLLLKVSAHITEQLGMAPGGEFREAFKEASKVPFCKFHLGDRPIPVTFKRAIAALSFWQKVKLAWGLCFLSDPISKDDVEKCKQKDLLEQMMAEMIGEFPDLHRTIVSERDIYLTYMLKQAAKQIELPRASENEPRKYIPAVVVGVVGMGHVPGIEKNWNSDLKIQEIMSVPPPSASSKIFKFVLKATVFGLLGYSCYRIGHRTVQFVLSMPATQSYLQRLTEMPQQ
- the TRABD gene encoding traB domain-containing protein isoform X2, which codes for MKLKKRQKRPALPNTVTELNTEDGSKVYVVGTAHFSDSSKKDVVKTIQEVQPDVVVVELCQYRVSMLKMDEKTLLKEAKEINLEKLQQAIKQNGVMSGLMQMLLLKVSAHITEQLGMAPGGEFREAFKEASKVPFCKFHLGDRPIPVTFKRAIAALSFWQKVKLAWGLCFLSDPISKDDVEKCKQKDLLEQMMAEMIGEFPDLHRTIVSERDIYLTYMLKQAAKQIELPRASENEPRKYIPAVVVGVVGMGHVPGIEKNWNSDLKIQEIMSVPPPSASSKIFKFVLKATVFGLLGYSCYRIGHRTVQFVLSMPATQSYLQRLTEMPQQ